From the genome of Fusobacterium varium, one region includes:
- the rplU gene encoding 50S ribosomal protein L21 codes for MYAVIKTGGKQYKVAEGDVLRVEKLNAEVNATVELTEVLLVANGETVKVGTPVVDGAKVVAEVVAQGKGAKVVNFKYKPKTGYHRKKGHRQLFTEIKVTSINA; via the coding sequence ATGTACGCAGTTATAAAAACTGGTGGTAAACAGTACAAAGTAGCAGAAGGTGACGTATTAAGAGTAGAAAAATTAAATGCTGAAGTTAACGCAACTGTAGAATTAACTGAAGTTCTTTTAGTAGCTAATGGAGAAACTGTAAAAGTTGGAACTCCTGTAGTTGATGGAGCTAAGGTTGTAGCAGAAGTAGTAGCTCAAGGTAAAGGTGCTAAAGTTGTTAACTTCAAATACAAGCCAAAAACAGGATACCACAGAAAAAAAGGTCACAGACAATTATTTACTGAGATCAAAGTTACTTCAATCAACGCTTAA
- the rbsA_2 gene encoding Ribose import ATP-binding protein RbsA → MLLEMKNIVKCFGPVEALKNVSLSVEKGEIHGLLGENGAGKSTLMNILAGTFPPTQGEIFFNGKKIEDLNTKKTQGIGIRFIHQELNLVNDLTVYENLFLGEELVNKYGFLDKKEMIKKSKEILEKMNLDIDPEMEVRHLETSRKQLVEIAKALLFDAKLIIMDEPTTALTNKEIEMLFVLMRRLKEQGVTMIYISHKMPELFSICDRYTVLRDGKFIESGYFKDINERKATELLVGRCIENEKIEKEKISEQILMEVKNITSKGKFEDISFNLRKGEVIAVTGLHGDGRDQLAEALYGVCKIDSGEVWVNGKKLGYKSIKDTVESGISMVQRNRKERSIIKDMSILNNFSVSRFVSKHKKLFIDDKSEVERFNIRKKEMSTKIGHYDDYITSLSGGNQQKIIIGRCLELDTDVIILDNPTQGIDVGAKFEIYKIINELAKTGKGIIIFSSEYPEINKVADRCFVMYKGKINKELTRDEFSEINIMHYATGANMEEKI, encoded by the coding sequence ATGCTTTTGGAGATGAAGAATATAGTGAAATGTTTTGGTCCTGTAGAAGCTTTGAAAAATGTTTCTCTCAGTGTAGAAAAAGGGGAAATACATGGACTATTGGGAGAAAATGGAGCAGGAAAATCAACTCTAATGAATATTTTGGCAGGGACATTTCCGCCTACACAAGGAGAGATTTTTTTTAATGGGAAGAAAATAGAGGATCTTAATACTAAAAAAACACAAGGAATAGGAATAAGATTTATACATCAGGAATTGAATCTGGTAAATGATCTTACTGTTTATGAAAATCTTTTTCTTGGGGAAGAACTTGTTAATAAATATGGGTTTTTAGATAAAAAAGAGATGATAAAGAAATCTAAAGAAATTTTAGAAAAAATGAATTTGGATATTGATCCAGAAATGGAAGTAAGACATTTAGAAACATCGAGAAAACAGCTTGTTGAAATAGCAAAAGCTCTTCTTTTTGATGCTAAACTTATAATAATGGATGAGCCTACAACAGCCTTAACTAATAAAGAAATAGAAATGCTTTTTGTTCTTATGAGAAGATTGAAAGAACAGGGAGTAACCATGATTTATATATCCCATAAAATGCCAGAACTTTTTAGTATATGTGATAGATATACAGTACTTAGAGATGGGAAATTTATAGAGAGTGGATATTTTAAAGATATAAATGAAAGAAAAGCTACAGAACTTCTTGTTGGAAGATGTATAGAAAATGAAAAGATAGAAAAAGAAAAAATATCAGAGCAAATATTAATGGAAGTAAAAAATATAACTTCAAAAGGAAAATTTGAGGACATATCATTTAATCTAAGAAAAGGTGAAGTTATAGCAGTTACAGGACTGCATGGAGATGGAAGAGATCAGCTGGCAGAGGCACTATATGGTGTGTGCAAAATAGATTCTGGAGAAGTATGGGTAAATGGGAAAAAATTAGGTTATAAAAGTATAAAAGATACAGTTGAAAGTGGAATAAGTATGGTGCAGAGAAATAGAAAAGAACGTTCTATTATAAAAGATATGAGTATACTTAATAATTTTTCTGTGTCTAGATTTGTTTCAAAGCATAAAAAACTTTTTATTGATGATAAATCAGAAGTAGAAAGATTTAATATAAGAAAAAAAGAGATGTCCACGAAAATTGGACACTATGATGATTATATAACATCATTATCAGGTGGAAATCAACAGAAGATAATCATAGGAAGATGTCTTGAACTGGATACTGATGTGATAATTTTAGATAATCCTACACAAGGTATAGATGTAGGAGCTAAGTTTGAAATTTATAAAATAATCAATGAATTGGCTAAAACTGGTAAAGGAATAATAATATTCAGTTCTGAATATCCAGAAATAAATAAAGTAGCAGACAGATGTTTTGTAATGTATAAGGGAAAAATAAATAAAGAATTAACAAGAGATGAGTTCAGTGAGATAAATATCATGCACTATGCTACTGGAGCAAATATGGAGGAAAAAATATGA
- a CDS encoding Uncharacterized conserved protein: MNKTIITAAITGAVHIPSMSEYLPVTPQQIIDDAVAAYEAGAAVVHIHGRKEKNGKPTGDPEIMKNIVEEIRKRCNVVIGITTGGAIGMSSEERLAAVPFCKAELASCNAGSVNFCFSPIADKIKIPKYDWEIPFVKNTYDLPFVNTFQGIEDYIKVMGENGTKPEFEVYEVGMINNIAYFMKKGLLKGPIYLQFVLGIMGGLPATVDNLLFLYNTAKKQLGDNFVWSCAAAGKDQFNIVTTAVILGGNARVGLEDNLYIKKVN, translated from the coding sequence ATGAATAAGACAATCATCACAGCAGCAATAACCGGAGCAGTACATATTCCAAGTATGTCTGAATATCTTCCTGTCACACCTCAGCAAATAATAGATGATGCAGTAGCTGCTTATGAAGCTGGTGCAGCAGTAGTCCATATCCATGGCAGAAAAGAAAAAAATGGAAAACCTACAGGAGATCCTGAAATAATGAAAAATATTGTAGAAGAGATAAGAAAAAGATGCAATGTTGTAATAGGAATAACTACTGGAGGAGCTATTGGAATGTCTTCTGAAGAAAGACTTGCAGCAGTTCCATTCTGCAAAGCAGAACTTGCCTCTTGTAATGCTGGCTCTGTAAATTTTTGTTTTTCACCAATCGCTGATAAAATAAAAATTCCAAAATATGATTGGGAAATTCCTTTTGTAAAAAATACATATGATCTTCCTTTTGTAAATACTTTTCAAGGAATAGAAGACTATATAAAGGTTATGGGTGAGAATGGTACAAAACCTGAATTTGAAGTCTATGAAGTAGGAATGATCAATAATATTGCTTATTTTATGAAAAAAGGATTATTAAAAGGACCTATTTATCTTCAATTTGTATTGGGAATAATGGGAGGACTTCCTGCTACAGTAGACAATCTTTTATTTCTATATAATACAGCTAAAAAACAATTGGGAGATAATTTTGTCTGGTCATGTGCAGCAGCTGGAAAAGATCAATTTAATATAGTGACTACAGCTGTTATTCTTGGTGGAAATGCAAGAGTTGGATTAGAAGATAATTTATACATAAAAAAGGTCAATTAG
- a CDS encoding Predicted ribosomal protein, whose translation MTRVEIFRKNGRIVGYKATGHSDYADYGEDIVCAALSMALQMPLGGMQDVLELIPKFDMDSDGYLRVDMRGMDSKGKERELETLLESMALMVKNLSKEYPKNVKLVEKEEK comes from the coding sequence ATGACGAGAGTTGAAATTTTTAGAAAAAATGGTAGAATTGTGGGATACAAGGCTACTGGGCATTCAGACTATGCTGACTATGGAGAAGATATAGTATGTGCAGCTCTGTCAATGGCATTACAAATGCCTTTAGGCGGAATGCAAGACGTTCTTGAGCTGATACCTAAATTTGATATGGATTCTGATGGATACCTTAGGGTAGATATGAGAGGAATGGATAGTAAGGGTAAAGAAAGGGAACTAGAAACTCTTTTGGAAAGCATGGCTTTAATGGTTAAAAATTTATCAAAAGAATATCCTAAAAATGTAAAGCTTGTAGAGAAGGAGGAAAAATAG
- the rpmA gene encoding 50S ribosomal protein L27, producing MQFTLNIQLFAHKKGQGSVKNGRDSNPKYLGIKKYDGEVVKAGNIIVRQRGTAIHAGNNMGMGKDHTLFALIDGYVKFERLGKDKKQVSIYSEK from the coding sequence ATGCAATTTACTTTAAATATACAATTATTTGCACATAAAAAAGGGCAAGGTTCTGTTAAAAACGGAAGAGACTCAAATCCTAAATATCTTGGAATTAAAAAATATGATGGAGAAGTTGTAAAAGCTGGAAACATCATAGTTAGACAAAGAGGAACTGCTATTCATGCAGGAAACAACATGGGAATGGGTAAAGACCACACTTTATTTGCTTTAATTGATGGTTATGTAAAATTTGAAAGACTTGGAAAAGATAAAAAACAAGTTTCAATTTACTCTGAAAAATAA
- the rbsC_3 gene encoding Ribose transport system permease protein rbsC produces the protein MLQSSIKGIIALGMTLIIISGQIDLSVGSQCALVAGLGVVVLNRTESPLIMLLFCMVFGALLGTINGLITNKGKMAPFIVTLATMSAYRSIIVQLGQGGPFNIKMKILMSFRKIAAGKFLGIPNLAIIFIIITILMVILVKYTKFGRYVYAVGSNENATFLTGVNVVKVKTLCFTLTGFLTGIASFLLSSRLTSITAANVGMSFELDAIAAVAIGGTSMNGGRGKIMGTFLGAIMLQMIEGILIAARIPPFLSGLVKGIIIILAVIFQSKKGND, from the coding sequence ATGCTTCAGTCATCTATTAAAGGGATAATAGCTCTCGGAATGACTCTTATAATAATATCGGGACAGATAGATTTATCAGTAGGTTCTCAGTGTGCCCTTGTAGCTGGATTGGGAGTAGTTGTTCTTAACAGGACAGAAAGTCCACTTATTATGTTGCTATTCTGTATGGTATTTGGAGCTTTACTTGGAACTATTAATGGACTTATTACAAATAAAGGTAAAATGGCACCTTTTATAGTTACTCTTGCTACAATGAGTGCTTATAGATCTATAATAGTTCAGCTTGGACAAGGTGGACCTTTTAATATCAAAATGAAAATACTCATGAGTTTTAGAAAAATAGCAGCAGGTAAATTTTTAGGTATACCTAATCTTGCAATAATTTTTATAATAATAACTATACTTATGGTTATTTTAGTGAAGTATACAAAGTTTGGAAGATATGTATATGCTGTAGGTTCTAATGAAAATGCTACATTTCTTACTGGTGTAAATGTAGTAAAAGTAAAAACATTATGTTTTACACTTACAGGATTTTTAACAGGAATAGCATCATTTCTTCTTTCTTCAAGACTTACATCTATTACAGCAGCCAATGTAGGAATGTCTTTTGAACTTGATGCAATAGCAGCAGTTGCTATTGGAGGGACATCTATGAATGGTGGGAGAGGAAAAATAATGGGAACTTTTCTAGGGGCTATAATGCTTCAAATGATAGAAGGAATCCTTATAGCAGCACGTATTCCGCCGTTCTTATCAGGATTAGTAAAAGGAATAATAATAATTTTAGCAGTAATATTCCAAAGTAAGAAAGGTAATGATTAA
- the ycjS gene encoding Uncharacterized oxidoreductase ycjS: MKKIKVGIIGCGSITEKRHAPEYLDNPNVEIVAFYDLNKKRAELMVEKFGGKVADEYMDILNNPEIDAISDCTPNNMHYIISTKAMELGKHVLCEKPMTKSVEEAEKIAEVQKKTGKIFMMDHNQRFTEAHKRVRDIIKSGKLGKVITFRTTFGHGGPESWTESKSKNTWFFQKDKCEFGVIGDLGVHKIDIIRYLTDSEFESVCGMGGTLHKTFENGEPIEVYDNAICILKMKCGTIGTGTFSWTYYGQEDNSTVLYMEKGIIRIYDDPKYQIKIIDQSGKIEELEVEAIQTNDNQTKTGVIDAFINTILKNEKSPVTAEDGLISIKVVKGIIKAIEEKKEIKL, from the coding sequence ATGAAAAAGATAAAAGTAGGAATAATTGGCTGTGGTTCCATAACTGAAAAAAGACATGCTCCTGAATATCTAGATAATCCTAATGTAGAAATAGTAGCATTTTATGATTTAAATAAAAAGAGAGCTGAATTGATGGTAGAAAAGTTTGGAGGAAAAGTAGCAGATGAATACATGGATATATTAAATAATCCAGAAATAGATGCTATAAGTGACTGCACTCCTAATAATATGCATTATATTATATCGACAAAAGCTATGGAACTTGGAAAACATGTATTGTGTGAAAAGCCCATGACTAAAAGTGTGGAAGAAGCTGAAAAAATAGCAGAGGTACAGAAAAAAACTGGAAAAATATTTATGATGGATCATAATCAGAGATTTACAGAAGCTCATAAAAGGGTCAGAGATATAATAAAAAGTGGAAAGCTAGGAAAAGTAATTACTTTTAGAACTACTTTCGGACATGGAGGACCTGAGTCTTGGACAGAGAGTAAATCTAAAAATACATGGTTTTTTCAAAAAGATAAATGTGAATTTGGAGTAATAGGTGATTTAGGGGTTCATAAAATAGATATTATCAGATATCTTACAGATTCTGAATTTGAAAGCGTTTGTGGAATGGGAGGAACTCTGCATAAAACTTTTGAAAATGGAGAACCTATAGAAGTATATGATAATGCGATTTGTATATTAAAAATGAAATGTGGAACAATAGGAACAGGAACTTTCAGCTGGACATATTATGGTCAGGAGGATAATTCAACTGTACTTTATATGGAAAAAGGGATAATAAGAATATATGATGATCCTAAATATCAGATAAAGATAATAGATCAAAGTGGAAAAATAGAAGAGCTTGAAGTTGAAGCTATACAGACAAATGATAACCAGACAAAAACTGGTGTAATAGATGCTTTTATAAATACTATTTTAAAGAATGAAAAATCTCCTGTAACAGCAGAAGATGGTCTTATTTCTATAAAAGTAGTAAAAGGTATAATAAAAGCTATTGAAGAGAAAAAAGAGATAAAATTATAA
- the paaH_2 gene encoding Probable 3-hydroxybutyryl-CoA dehydrogenase: MIKNISVIGAGTMGHGIASVFAMYDYNVSVYDRNQKNIIKEIKDELEFMAEEKYISKDRIKSILSNIKIFSTLKEAVKDADYVIESIPEILELKQKLFNELDIICPQHTVLSSNTSSLSLSKLIENISTERKKYTMICHWYNPSHLIPIIELSYFGNMPEEIFSDIYNLYLSVEKQPISVKKDISGMIANRILHALAREIFYLMEIGAASPEDIEKALKYGPGFRSATTGILESADLGGLDIWCTVEDNLFEELNNSKKASSLLREKVKNGKLGLKTEEGFFKYSKHTKEKIKKDFFRRLMIQLKASKNY; the protein is encoded by the coding sequence ATGATTAAAAATATAAGTGTAATTGGTGCTGGAACAATGGGACATGGAATAGCAAGTGTATTTGCTATGTATGATTACAATGTAAGTGTATATGATAGAAATCAAAAAAATATAATAAAAGAAATCAAAGATGAATTAGAATTTATGGCAGAGGAAAAATATATATCAAAGGATAGAATAAAATCAATTTTATCCAACATAAAGATTTTTTCTACTCTCAAAGAAGCTGTAAAAGATGCTGACTATGTAATAGAGTCCATACCAGAAATTTTAGAATTAAAACAGAAATTATTTAATGAATTAGATATAATTTGCCCTCAACATACAGTTCTCTCCAGCAATACATCAAGTCTATCATTATCAAAGCTCATAGAAAATATTTCCACTGAAAGAAAAAAATATACAATGATATGCCATTGGTATAATCCATCTCATCTTATCCCAATAATAGAGCTTTCATATTTTGGAAATATGCCAGAAGAAATATTTTCAGATATATATAATCTATATCTCAGTGTTGAAAAACAGCCAATAAGTGTCAAGAAAGATATCTCAGGTATGATAGCAAACAGAATACTTCATGCCTTAGCAAGAGAAATATTTTATCTTATGGAAATAGGAGCTGCCTCCCCAGAAGATATTGAGAAAGCTCTAAAATATGGTCCAGGTTTTAGATCTGCTACAACAGGAATTTTAGAATCAGCTGATTTAGGGGGATTAGATATCTGGTGTACAGTAGAAGACAATCTTTTTGAAGAACTTAATAATTCTAAAAAAGCCAGTAGTCTATTAAGAGAAAAAGTTAAAAATGGAAAATTAGGACTAAAAACAGAAGAGGGGTTTTTTAAATATTCAAAGCATACAAAAGAAAAAATAAAAAAAGACTTTTTTAGGCGACTAATGATTCAACTTAAAGCAAGTAAGAATTACTAA
- the atoE_3 gene encoding Short-chain fatty acids transporter: MIKKLTNFCTAMVQAFLPDPFIFALILSAIVFLLGVFTNGETPYQMVLHWGNGFWGFLGFSMQMVLVIIFGNCLATAPVFHKLVKRLALIPKTPKQAVAFVTFAAAIATLIQWGFGLVIGAILAKEVAKTVKKVDYPLLIASAYSTFMLSVLTSSITLKAASNVDELIKITSGTVTDLVPLGATSYHITTLIALLIMLITLPLLNAAMHPNEENTKSIDVNLLKEETVVMERPDKPTVAQRLEYSKIIPVLIFIAGMTFVINHFFILGKSLNIDIMNFILLIFGILLHKTPINYIQAVGNAARNSAGIILQFPFYAGIMGMMTGLNQSGISIAGLISEKMVALSTAHTFPLLSFGSAAIVNMFVPSAGGQWAVQAPVLFPAGHALGVSPALTTMSLCWGDTWTNMIQPFWALPGLGIAKLGVRDIMGYCVMVFLWTGFIILASILMWTYLF, translated from the coding sequence ATGATTAAAAAATTAACAAATTTTTGTACTGCCATGGTACAAGCATTTTTACCTGATCCTTTTATTTTTGCATTAATATTATCTGCAATAGTATTTTTATTGGGAGTATTTACAAATGGAGAAACACCATACCAAATGGTATTACATTGGGGAAATGGATTCTGGGGGTTTTTAGGATTCTCTATGCAGATGGTACTTGTAATAATATTTGGAAACTGTCTAGCCACTGCTCCAGTATTTCATAAATTAGTAAAAAGATTGGCTTTAATACCAAAAACTCCAAAGCAGGCAGTTGCTTTTGTTACCTTTGCAGCAGCAATAGCTACATTGATTCAATGGGGATTTGGATTAGTAATTGGAGCTATCCTAGCTAAAGAAGTAGCAAAAACAGTTAAAAAAGTAGACTATCCACTTTTAATTGCTTCAGCATATTCCACATTTATGCTTTCAGTTTTAACTAGTTCAATTACACTAAAAGCAGCCAGTAATGTAGATGAACTGATTAAAATAACTAGTGGAACAGTTACAGACCTTGTTCCTTTAGGTGCAACAAGTTATCACATTACCACTTTGATAGCTCTTTTAATAATGCTGATAACTCTTCCATTGTTAAATGCAGCTATGCACCCAAATGAAGAAAATACAAAAAGCATTGATGTAAATTTATTAAAAGAAGAAACAGTAGTTATGGAAAGACCTGATAAACCTACTGTGGCTCAACGTCTTGAATACAGTAAAATAATCCCTGTATTGATATTTATAGCAGGAATGACTTTTGTAATAAATCATTTCTTTATTCTTGGCAAAAGCCTTAATATTGATATAATGAATTTTATTCTTTTAATCTTTGGAATTTTATTGCATAAGACTCCTATTAATTATATTCAAGCTGTTGGAAATGCTGCAAGAAACTCAGCTGGAATTATACTTCAATTTCCTTTTTATGCTGGAATCATGGGAATGATGACAGGCTTAAATCAATCTGGTATTTCGATAGCAGGACTTATTTCTGAAAAAATGGTAGCTTTATCTACTGCTCACACATTTCCATTATTATCTTTTGGAAGTGCAGCTATAGTTAATATGTTTGTTCCATCAGCTGGAGGACAATGGGCAGTACAGGCACCAGTATTATTTCCAGCAGGGCATGCCTTAGGTGTTAGTCCTGCATTAACTACTATGTCTTTATGTTGGGGAGATACATGGACAAATATGATACAGCCTTTCTGGGCTCTTCCAGGTTTAGGTATAGCAAAACTTGGAGTTAGGGATATTATGGGATATTGTGTAATGGTATTTTTATGGACAGGATTTATTATTCTGGCATCAATACTTATGTGGACATATTTATTTTAA
- a CDS encoding putative L-xylulose 5-phosphate 3-epimerase, which produces MKLGFLTGIMGDMSIYEKIEWAHKIGFETLEVSCWPKTNSRDYSGSDIDVVNFTREEADKLNDFLKERNMTIVTLAYYDNNLDHDLVKRKGYNDHLIKVIDAASLLGVKNVGTFIGRDMTLPIEENFDEMEKVFKPILEYAKEKNVRIIIENCSMPGWHESGWAGTISYSPELWDEMFKRLPYDNFGLNYDPSHLVWLGIDYIQGLKDYKDRIFEVHAKDTEVFEDKKKYYSILGKQLGRKDNWDLGFWRHRMPGKGDINWKKFIDTLKEIGYDDELVIEHEDLEYQDTIEKVKEGLELGYKYLKEKM; this is translated from the coding sequence ATGAAATTAGGATTTTTAACTGGCATCATGGGAGATATGTCTATATATGAAAAAATAGAATGGGCTCATAAGATAGGATTTGAAACATTAGAAGTTTCATGTTGGCCTAAAACTAATTCCAGAGATTATTCAGGAAGTGATATAGATGTAGTAAATTTTACTAGAGAAGAAGCAGATAAATTGAATGATTTTCTTAAAGAAAGAAATATGACAATAGTAACCCTTGCTTATTATGATAATAATTTGGATCATGATTTGGTAAAAAGAAAAGGATATAATGACCATTTAATAAAAGTAATAGATGCTGCTTCACTTTTAGGAGTAAAAAATGTAGGAACTTTCATAGGAAGAGATATGACACTTCCTATTGAAGAAAATTTTGATGAGATGGAAAAAGTATTCAAGCCTATACTTGAATATGCAAAAGAAAAAAATGTGAGAATAATAATAGAAAATTGTTCTATGCCAGGTTGGCATGAAAGTGGTTGGGCAGGAACTATTTCATATTCTCCTGAACTATGGGATGAGATGTTTAAAAGATTGCCTTATGACAATTTTGGATTAAATTATGATCCATCACATTTGGTATGGCTGGGAATAGATTATATACAAGGATTAAAAGATTATAAAGATAGAATATTTGAAGTTCATGCTAAAGATACAGAAGTATTTGAAGATAAGAAAAAATATTATAGCATTTTAGGAAAACAATTGGGGAGAAAGGATAATTGGGATTTAGGATTCTGGCGACATAGAATGCCTGGAAAAGGAGATATAAACTGGAAAAAATTTATTGATACACTGAAAGAAATAGGGTATGATGATGAATTAGTAATAGAACATGAGGATTTAGAATATCAAGATACAATTGAAAAAGTGAAAGAAGGTCTTGAGCTGGGATATAAATATTTGAAGGAAAAAATGTAG
- the nifA_4 gene encoding Nif-specific regulatory protein encodes MVDNNTLLKEGMEAFPNFIIVNAAGKITYINRIYARLLGIDQKYAIGKKVDKLIPNTRMLNVIKTGIPEIGAVMNFFDHEHNENVTLVCNRYPIIYEEKIIGAVAMTTLNNMSEVKALEKEITKIKEENRKIKKQLEHYQQTLNPLSKIIGISSEIKKLKNSIEEYAKSNFPILITGETGVGKEVFADAIQYLSNRSLNNYIKINCASIPKDLLEAELFGYEEGAFSGAKKGGKIGKFELANNGTILLDEIGEMPLSLQAKLLRVLQEKEIERVGGLETIKLNIRIICCTNCNLENMVKEKKFREDLYYRINVVELNIPPLRYHTKDIPVLCKYFINKFNEEEYFEIKEISSQVLEIFKTYNWPGNIRELKHTVERAAFLCKEDKIKLKDCQFFLDKKIILKKLI; translated from the coding sequence ATGGTAGATAATAACACCTTATTAAAGGAGGGAATGGAAGCTTTTCCTAACTTTATAATAGTAAATGCAGCTGGAAAAATAACATATATAAATCGAATCTATGCAAGACTCTTAGGAATTGATCAAAAATATGCAATAGGAAAAAAAGTTGATAAACTCATTCCTAATACAAGAATGTTGAATGTTATTAAAACTGGAATTCCTGAGATAGGTGCAGTAATGAATTTTTTCGATCATGAACATAATGAAAATGTGACATTAGTATGTAATAGATACCCTATTATATATGAAGAAAAAATTATTGGAGCTGTTGCTATGACTACTTTAAATAATATGTCAGAAGTGAAAGCCTTAGAAAAAGAAATTACAAAAATTAAAGAAGAAAACAGAAAAATAAAAAAGCAACTGGAACATTATCAACAGACTTTAAATCCTCTATCAAAGATAATAGGAATATCCTCTGAAATCAAAAAATTAAAAAACTCAATAGAAGAATATGCAAAATCTAATTTTCCTATACTTATAACAGGAGAAACAGGAGTGGGAAAAGAGGTTTTTGCAGATGCTATACAATATTTAAGCAATAGAAGTTTAAACAACTATATAAAAATAAATTGTGCATCCATTCCAAAAGATTTGCTGGAAGCAGAATTATTTGGTTATGAAGAAGGAGCATTTTCAGGGGCTAAAAAAGGTGGAAAAATAGGAAAATTTGAATTAGCCAATAATGGAACTATTTTATTAGATGAAATAGGAGAGATGCCTCTTTCACTTCAGGCTAAATTGCTTCGTGTTTTACAAGAAAAAGAAATAGAAAGAGTTGGAGGATTAGAAACAATAAAATTAAACATAAGGATAATATGTTGTACTAACTGCAACTTGGAAAATATGGTGAAAGAAAAAAAATTTAGAGAAGATCTGTATTATAGAATAAATGTAGTTGAATTAAATATTCCTCCTTTAAGATATCACACAAAAGATATTCCTGTCCTGTGTAAATATTTTATAAATAAATTCAATGAAGAAGAATACTTCGAAATCAAAGAAATTTCATCTCAAGTATTAGAAATTTTTAAAACCTATAATTGGCCAGGGAATATAAGAGAATTAAAACATACAGTAGAAAGAGCTGCCTTTTTATGCAAGGAAGATAAAATTAAATTAAAAGACTGTCAATTTTTCTTAGATAAAAAAATAATTTTGAAAAAACTAATATAA